AAGAAAATCTACCAAGAATTTGATTAGTAGCATCCATTATTATCCATGACTTCACGATTGAATCTTTTTTGGATGAAGTTGTCTTTAAACTTAACGGATCCATATTTTTTTTATTTTTTGTAATATAAGAAATTTTAAAAATATTCATAAGATGACTTTTTGTCATAAAAAACTTTTTTTTCAAAAGCTTTTTATTGTCATACATTTTGCTACCTTTATTTATAAAGGGTTTTATTTTCATTATGGCATAATGATTGAAGAGCTATTGGGAGACTAACTAATATGAAAAAACGTAATGAGTAAAATTATAGGAATAGATTTAGGAACAACAAATTCTTGTGTGGCCGTCATGGAAATTAATGATCCCGTTGTTATACCTAATTCAGAAGGGAAAAGAACTACTCCATCTATAGTTGCTTTTGTAGAAGGAGGAGAAAGAAAAATAGGAGATCCGGCAAAAAGACAAGCGGTCACCAACCCACAAAAAACTATTTTTTCAATTAAACGATTTATGGGAAGAATGTATTCGGAAGTAACAGAAGAATTAAAACATATTCCCTACAAAGTCATAAAAGGAGGAAATAATACACCTCGTGTAGATATAGAAAAAAGATTGTATGCTCCTCAGGAAATATCAGCAATGATTTTGCAAAAAATGAAAAAAACAGCTGAAGATTATTTAGGAGAAGAAGTTAACAGAGCCGTCATCACAGTCCCCGCCTACTTCAACGATGCGCAAAGACAAGCTACTAAAGAAGCAGGAGAAATAGCAGGATTAAAAGTAGAACGAATTATTAATGAACCAACTGCGGCCGCATTGGCTTATGGTTTAGAAAAAAGCAATCAAAATAAAAAAATAGTCGTATATGATTTAGGAGGAGGTACTTTTGATGTTTCTATTTTAGAGTTAGGAGATGGAGTTTTTGAAGTTCTTTCTACAAATGGAGACACTCATTTAGGCGGAGATGATTTTGATCAAGTAATAATTGATCATCTTGCAAATGAATTTAAATCTAAAGAAGGATTAGATCTTAGAAAAGATCCTATGGCTTTACAACGTTTAAAAGAAGCTTCTGAAAAAGCAAAAATAGAATTATCTTCTTCTAATCAAACAGAAGTTAATCTTCCATATATTACAGCTACTGAGTCTGGTCCTAAGCATTTGGTTATTACCTTAACTCGTGCAAAATTTGAGCAACTATCAGAAAAATTAATACAACGTTCTATAAATCCTTGTTCTAAAGCCTTAAAAGATGCAAATCTAACTACTAAAGATATAGACGAAGTTCTTTTAGTAGGAGGATCTACACGTATACCTCAAGTGCAGGAAGAAGTCGAAAGATTTTTCAAAAAAAAACCATCTAAAGGAGTAAATCCAGATGAAGTGGTTGCTATTGGAGCTGCTATACAAGGTGGAGTTTTAACTGGAGATGTGCAAAATGTATTATTATTAGATGTAACTCCTTTATCTTTAGGAATTGAAACCTTAGGAGGTGTTTTTACGAAACTTATTGAGTCTAATACAACTATTCCTACTAAAAAATCTGAAATTTTCTCTACAGCAGCTGATAATCAATCAGCAGTCACTATACGTGTTGGACAAGGAGAAAGACCAATGTTCAATGATAATAAAGAGATAGGTCGATTTGATTTAGTAGATATTCCACCAGCTCCTAGAGGAATCCCTCAAATAGAAGTAACTTTTGATATAGATGCTAATGGGATACTTAATGTATCTGCAAAAGATAAAGGAACGGGAAAAGAACAATCTATACGTATTGAAACTTCTTCAGGTTTGAACCAAGAAGAAATAGAAAAAATGAAAAGAGAAGCGAAAGAAAATGCTCAAAAAGATGAGAATATAAAAAAAGAAATAGAAAAATTAAATTCTGCTGACAATCAAATTTTTCAATCTGAAAAGCAGTTGAAAGACTATGGAAATAAATTATCAGAAAATAATAGAAAAAATATAGAAATTTCGTTAGAAGAATTAAAAAAAGCTCATTCTAAAAAAGATTTTTCTTCTATTGATAATAGTATGAAAAAACTGAATGAAGCTTGGACTAATGCTTCTCAAGAACTTTATGCGGCGGAAAAAAAGAATGATCAATCAAACAAGAAAGAAAATGATGAAAAAAGGAGTGACAGTAAAGGAAATGGAAATGTACAAGATGTAGATTATGAAGAAGTAAAATAAAAAATTGATAAAGGGAGTTAATTATAATGGGATAATGGAAATTTTAGTTTCCCCTCCATAAACTTTTTCTCCCTCTTTCACTAAAATTACAGAATTCAAAGGTAAAAAAACATCAATTCTAGATCCGAATTTGATAAATCCAAACTCTTCTCCCTTTTTCGCTATAGAATTTTTTCTTGCATAAAGAATAATACGTCTAGCCAAAAATCCAGCAATTTGCCTAAATAATACTTTTTTACCCTTATTTGTTTTTATAACAATAGTTGTACGTTCATTATTCAATGATGATTTTTTAAACCATGCTATTAAGTATTTACCTGGATGATATTTGGTATAAATCACTTTTCCAGATACAGGGAATCTATTTACATGCACATTAAAAGGAGACATAAAAATAGAAATACATATACAATTCTCCTTTAAAAACTCAGTCTCAAAAATATTTTTTATTTCCACAATTTTCCCATCAGCGGGAGAAATTACTATTTCTTTTTTTTTATCACAATTTATTNNNNNNNNNNNNNNNNNNNNNNNNNNNNNNNNNNNNNNNNNNNNNNNNNNNNNNNNNNNNNNNNNNNNNNNNNNNNNNNNNNNNNNNNNNNNNNNNNNNNNNNNNNNNNNNNNNNNNNATTGTTATAAAAGCATAAACTAAAAATAAAACTCCTTCTTTATGAATCATATTAAGATTCTTTTAAAATAGATAGACTACACTAATAACTATTGTAGCTATAATTGGAATAACAAAAATAAAACTATCCAACCTATCTAAAAATCCACCATGTCCAGGAAACCAAATTCCAGAATTTTTTACGTTATAAGATCTTTTAATAGTAGATTCTACAAGGTCTCCAATTGTAGAAAAAATAGGGACCATAAAAGCTAGAACGCCCCAATATTTTTCACCCCATATTTTATACAGAAAAAAACCCAATATTAAACAAAATAATAAGCCTCCAATAAAACCTTCTACAGATTTTTTTGGAGAAATAGACATAGCTATTTTTCTCTTTCCCCATTTTCTTCCAATTAAATAGGATAAAGTGTCATTTGTCCATATTAAAATAAAAATACCTAAAATCAATTCTTTCCCATGATAAATGTTACTATATATGTAAGAAGCTAAATAAAAAGGAATTATAATATAGACAAAACCAAAAATTAAATGACTGACTTGTGTTATTTTTTCTCGATGAGAATATTTTTTAGAGAAGAGTTGAATAATGAAAAAAATTATAGAATAAGGAATGAAACATATGATATATGGAATAAGTCCTTTTTTTGTGAAAATATCCATTAAAATGGGAAATAAAAAAAACAAAGAAGCTACTTTAATTAAAATTATATCAGTTCCTGATATAATCAAAAATTCGAATAAACAAAGAAAAGATAATATCATCATTACGATTCTGAAAATCTTTTCTCCTTTTTCAATAGAAAAAATAATCAAAACAACATAAACAAAACCGGTGAAGAGTCTTATTAGAAAGTCTAAGTCTTTCTTTCTTTTCATTCATTAAGTTTTTTTATAATGATAATAATCAATTAAGAGTAGTAAACATTTTTCCTAATATACCTCCAATTTCATCAGGATGAGGAAATATTGCCTAATATATCTCCAATTTCATCAGGATAAGGTCTCTCACCAAATATTTTTTTCAAATCTTCTCTAAAGATAACTTCTTTTTCCAAGAGTTCATTAGCTAACATAGATAATTTTTTTTCATTATTTTTCAATATTTTTTTAGCTCTTTGATATTGTTCCGTTATAATTTTCGATATTTCTTCATCTATAATCTGAGCTGTTTTTTCACTATAAGGTTTAGAAAAAGAAAATTCATTTTGTCCTGTAGAATCATAATAAGAAATATTTCCAATTCTTTCATTTAAACCGAAAATAGCTACCATAGATTGCGCTTGCTTAGTCACTCTTTCCAAATCATTTAACGCTCCGGTAGATATACTACTGAAAATGATTTCTTCTGCTGATC
This sequence is a window from Blattabacterium cuenoti. Protein-coding genes within it:
- a CDS encoding phosphatidate cytidylyltransferase, with the protein product MKRKKDLDFLIRLFTGFVYVVLIIFSIEKGEKIFRIVMMILSFLCLFEFLIISGTDIILIKVASLFFLFPILMDIFTKKGLIPYIICFIPYSIIFFIIQLFSKKYSHREKITQVSHLIFGFVYIIIPFYLASYIYSNIYHGKELILGIFILIWTNDTLSYLIGRKWGKRKIAMSISPKKSVEGFIGGLLFCLILGFFLYKIWGEKYWGVLAFMVPIFSTIGDLVESTIKRSYNVKNSGIWFPGHGGFLDRLDSFIFVIPIIATIVISVVYLF
- a CDS encoding phosphatidylserine decarboxylase family protein, with the protein product INCDKKKEIVISPADGKIVEIKNIFETEFLKENCICISIFMSPFNVHVNRFPVSGKVIYTKYHPGKYLIAWFKKSSLNNERTTIVIKTNKGKKVLFRQIAGFLARRIILYARKNSIAKKGEEFGFIKFGSRIDVFLPLNSVILVKEGEKVYGGETKISIIPL
- the dnaK gene encoding molecular chaperone DnaK, whose translation is MSKIIGIDLGTTNSCVAVMEINDPVVIPNSEGKRTTPSIVAFVEGGERKIGDPAKRQAVTNPQKTIFSIKRFMGRMYSEVTEELKHIPYKVIKGGNNTPRVDIEKRLYAPQEISAMILQKMKKTAEDYLGEEVNRAVITVPAYFNDAQRQATKEAGEIAGLKVERIINEPTAAALAYGLEKSNQNKKIVVYDLGGGTFDVSILELGDGVFEVLSTNGDTHLGGDDFDQVIIDHLANEFKSKEGLDLRKDPMALQRLKEASEKAKIELSSSNQTEVNLPYITATESGPKHLVITLTRAKFEQLSEKLIQRSINPCSKALKDANLTTKDIDEVLLVGGSTRIPQVQEEVERFFKKKPSKGVNPDEVVAIGAAIQGGVLTGDVQNVLLLDVTPLSLGIETLGGVFTKLIESNTTIPTKKSEIFSTAADNQSAVTIRVGQGERPMFNDNKEIGRFDLVDIPPAPRGIPQIEVTFDIDANGILNVSAKDKGTGKEQSIRIETSSGLNQEEIEKMKREAKENAQKDENIKKEIEKLNSADNQIFQSEKQLKDYGNKLSENNRKNIEISLEELKKAHSKKDFSSIDNSMKKLNEAWTNASQELYAAEKKNDQSNKKENDEKRSDSKGNGNVQDVDYEEVK